The stretch of DNA TGGGCGGGTCCATCTGGATGAAGCTCTGGAAGGGGATTGCTTCCGGCAGGTCGGCGATGGTGATGGTCGGCTCGGACGAGAACAGCTGGTGGTTTTTCTCGACGTGGGCGATGTCGTTGAACTTGGTCACCGACCAGAACGGGCCGTACTCGCTGTCGGCGCAGTAGTGCATCGGCGCTTCCCGGCGCAGGCGCTCGAAAAAGCCCCATTGCGCGTCGTGCTCGTAAAGGTCGGCCTGACTGACGTCGATTTCTTCCAGCGGGATGTCGTATGGATCGACATCGATCATTCTGAGGCGATTTACCGAATCCAACATGGCTCTCTCCTCCGTGAGTGAGTATCGGCAGGCGGCTGGCTTTGCCTACATCTGGAAGGCGGGCAGCTGCACGACGAGGCCTTCGAGCGCGTCGGAGACCTGAATCTGGCAGGACAGGCGCGAGGTCGGCGTGCGCTCGGGCGTCGGGTTCAGCATTTCCTGCTCTTGCGGGTTCGGTCCGCCGAGTCGCGCGTACCAGTCCGGTGGCAGGATGACGTGACAGGTGGCGCACAGACACTTGCCACCGCAGTCGGCATCGATTCCGGGCACGGCGTTTTGCACCGCCGCCTGCATCAGTGAGCGGCCGTCGCGGGCCTGCACCTCGTGCCGCGCGCCGTTTGCCTCTACGAAAACCACCTTCGTCATGGTTGCGCCTCCTTGCGCTGCGGGGTATGCCTTGCCGTGAATTCGAGTATACGCAGGATTGCGCCTTTAGCAATCGTTCGTTCAGCTCGTCGGGCCGGCGGACGAGCCGGCGGGTAGGCGCGCCGATCCCGCAAACGGCAGCGTTATCATGCCGCGCCCTGCTGCCACCACAGCCCGTCCGTGAACCCACCCGCCCCTGCCCTGAACTGGACCGCGCCAGCCACCGTGTCGACGCGCGGTCTGCTGGTCCTGGCCGGGTTTTTCATCGGCCTGCGGCTGGTGTTCTTTCCGCTGCTCGATCCGATCGTCGACGAAGCCTATTACTGGCTCTACTCGCAGCGGATGGAGCTGGCCTTTCTGGATCACCCGCCGCTGGTGGCGTGGCTGAACTGGCTCGGCACGCACCTGCTGGGCAACACGCCGGCCGGCGTGCGGCTGG from Immundisolibacter sp. encodes:
- a CDS encoding 2Fe-2S iron-sulfur cluster-binding protein, coding for MTKVVFVEANGARHEVQARDGRSLMQAAVQNAVPGIDADCGGKCLCATCHVILPPDWYARLGGPNPQEQEMLNPTPERTPTSRLSCQIQVSDALEGLVVQLPAFQM